TATGCCTTAAAAATCTATGgacaaaacctacaaaaatcTCTTGGCCACCATATAAATGCGTTTAATTATGTGAATGGTATATATCAAGTAATTACTGCATACAACATCCATAGCTCTGGAGGGAGAcaccatagtcatgaagtaaacCTAATGGACAGAACATGTCGTTGTGGAAAGTGGCAAAATCGAaagatcccttgttcacatgcaattaaagcTCTTCAGCACTTGGGGCAAGATGCGACTACATATATTGACCCATGTTATAGTTTGAACAATGTCATTCGCACCTACTCACATGCATTTGTGGTGCCAAAGTCAGAGTCATTGTGGAGGGATGTGAACGGTCCAAAGTGGGTGCCTAACCCAAACCTGTTGCGGGGCAAAGGTCGACCTGTGGTGTCTAGGATACGGAATGAGATGGATGGGGTCCGACGAGAACTAGGAAGCCGGAGGCCAAATTTTGACTTGAGGGAGATTCAACAAAAGCAAAGTTGTGGACTGTGTCATCAACATGGGCATAACTGTAGAAGATGTCCACTTTCTCGTGGGGCTTCGACAAGCAGTAATGATCCAAACTAGGTAAGTGATGCTTTTATATAAAATGCCATGATTGTATCAATTAGCCAAGTTGCATAGATTAGTACGTATATTTTGGCTTTTGGTATCTAACgacaatatttgaatttttgtcagGCATGTAGATACTTGATTTTGGAATGGCATTGTAGATGTAAATTAGGGTTCTCTTTATTGTGTATTTGAACTTACTACTGGGTTGTATCGACATtgacctttattttttttatcactgaATGAACTTGTAATCGAAGTATTCTATATCCAATGTACCTGTTCCTAGATTGTGATATTATGAATGTTCAATTAGTTGTTAATTATTTCCATTCTAGCTAGAGACTACATAGATGGCAATCCCAAAGAAACGGACATGTACTTTAACACAAGTAGCTTAAGCTTGAAGGTGCCAGAGGGTTCAAAAGAAGTGTTGGTGAAGAACCTTTACTTACTACACTGATGTGCCCCTTTCCTACTATACTGGACTTCTTGGTAAGTAATTTGCTCATCAATTGGGAAAAAAGTTTATAAGATggattttattttcaagaaaattaaagaaacaaaataaaaaggattttaCTTCATAATCTTTTATATGATTGGAATATACAATTCATGGAACTCTGGATTAAAGATGAATTTGATACTTTGCAGTGTAGTTATTCATTTATACTACATAATCTATCTTGTTCATGTCACTCTTTTCTATCCTCTACACCATCTCCTCCTCTGCATATTAGTAACtatagatattttctttaaaaaaaaaacattgatatAGTAAATGCTTCATCTAATTGGATTTACTTTTGCACATAAGTATGCCTGGTATGACTGCTTATGCTGGTTTCTATGAACTTTGCTCACCAAAGAAAGGACAATATGTTTTTGTCTCATCAGTAGTTGGTGCAGTTGGCCAACTAGTTGGGCAATTGGCCAAATTGATGGGTTATTATGTTGTTGGAAGTGCTGGAAGCAAAGAAAAGGTACATCAACCTTAATTGGAATcttctttaaaatatttgaagaagaaaagtactAGGTATGCATTGTTCTGATAGGTGCTACCAagaatatcatttttattcaataattcaatTAGATATTTGTGACAACAATAAAGTACACATAAGTTGATCTTCTGATTATATCATCACCAAACTAACATCCAGATTATATCATCACCTTTTACTAACATCCATTTTGAATGAATTTGAAACAATAgtatatattttgttcttaattCGAACTGAATTTGCAggtttgatattttttgttttcctcctTCAATgagttgttatttatttgtctCTAGTTAGAAATttaaagtattttaacacaGTACAACCAGGTGCTACCACTAACACCAAAGAAAGAGCCAAGTCTTTGAGTATGATACACACACATTTATTGGAAGACCAATACTTGCCTACTGTACTGTCCTGTACTGTTATATCGTATTATGGTCCCACTATTTTAACCATAATTCACCACCATTTGTCATTCATGCACCACCTTTCACAAGTTCTTCAGATATTTCAATTTGCATTTTCTAAGAGCTGCAATTGCAATGCCAGCATAGTGTGAATTGGTATTTTTTGTAATGGACAGCATTTTCAATAACTTAATTTcgcttcaaacttcaaacacccacacacacacacaaaagtaCTACTACTATTATAGTTGAACACTAAAACTtggaaggggagagagagagagagagagagatctaatAGCGGATTTACCCCAATGACCAGCCTTAAAGTAATTGATCCTTAAGCAAACAATTCGATTGTAACAATTAAAACTACTTCCACTTGGAACAACTAATGGAGATAAATGTTTTTATAATATCATACATGTACAACTCGATAAAATATGCAGAGTAACAAAGccttaaaaaagtaaaaaccccaagaataaaaaaaaaaatcagaatatcTAACAACTGTGTGCCACAAAATTAATATTCCAGCTATCAATCTAGTGTACGTCACCGTTCACAGTGGGCTGACATTCATATCTAATGAACAACAATGACGCCAAGAACTATCTGACGGTAAAACTGGGGGTACAGGATAAAGCTTCTTCAATGTTATAACCAAACACGTGATCATATATTCTCCTTCCATACTGTTCAATGTCTTCATCTTTTATACGTTTAAATACATCTTCTACATGTTCTGATGAGCTCGTAGCATCAGTAGAACGCACATTTAAATCATTTTCCTGATTTCTGTCTCCAAATAACTTTGTGAAAAGTAAGTCCTTTGCCCATACAATACAGTGAACAAACTGCAAAAGTGAAACAAATATGCCATAGCCTAGGACTTACAGAGCATGAGTTTATCTTGAAAATGATCAAAGCAAGAAGCCTAAATCATTAACCCTTGTGACAAATGATCATTCACACATGATTATAAATGTAATTCCTATAAGCTGTTAGAAACCATATGACATTCTGCATTTTTTAACTGTTCGATCAGAAAACAAATTACAGTTGCAGTTGCAGATAATTATCTAccgaaatctaaaaaaatgGCAGTCCCAATAACTAGGGAGCCGCAAGTTAAAGTTTTTCTGTCCTTTGTAAATGGGTgtaatttttcttgttattttcttcttccattttttgtttttttgttatttttttgttttttgtttttttgtttttttgtttttttttttgccacctCCCAGGTTTCCAgggtaatttttcatttttagaggTCAACCTCTCACAATATTGCACTTGGTCCCTTCAATGCCTCTTCACTGCAGCTTGTTTTCCTCAACATCATCTTACTACATATCTTCTATTTTCGCATTAttgaaattgttatttaaatactTACAAGCCTAACCAACATAAGACCTCgactattttattaaaaacaattgtcTAGTTAAAAGTATTAAGTAATAATTCATGGCAGACAAAAtaatcatccaaaaaaaaaaagaatgattcATGGCAGACAACTGCCAACTAAAGGCTCATGTTTTCCAACTCAAACATACTAAAGCAGTTGATTAAAAACGAAACAATAACAAACCAATAAGCATTTGAAATACCTTTGATGGTGTACTAGTAATAGTGCAAACAGGATAAGTTTTGGGGGCAGGTTTTGGCTGACACTCATAGCACTCCGTTCTTCCCTTCACATGTACAGTTACCTGCTTCCacaaattagtaaaaataaggaaaaagatACCATCATCAATGAAGGAGCCACAATCTAGTACTCTAAAAATCAACTGTTCAGAATAATTATCCTATAACTGTTATAGAGAGCACCATCCTTATCAAAATAACAAAtgccatatataatttttttgataagttacaaATGCCATATATATGGACAAAAAGTGCAACTACTTTCTTGTCAAATCATCTTTGGAAAAACAAACAAGAGTTATGATTTgcaattattttatgaattaatAAACctactttgtgtgtgtgtgtatgtgtgtgtagaGATACACAAAATACACTGATCAAGGGAAGGGGATATGACAAACACACATGCGcacaaacaaagcataactGAATAAAGTCCATATTACAGACCTGTTTTAGTATAAGATAAATGatttctttcaaataaatatagaTACTAAATGTAAATCACCTGCCCAAGTAAGCCAGTAGTCCCACTTTCAACCAAAGGAACTTCAGCAGCCAAGCATAGGCGATTCACATGTCGTCTTGCATCTAAGTTGTCAAGGCCATTCAGAACAACATTAAATTGCTTGAAGAAGCCCACATTAAAGTCAGGATCCTTGACATTGGCATGGTATGGCGTTATGCTTATGTGAGGTCTAAATTTTAAGACAGCATCCCGAGCAACCTGGTTGAAAATTCTATGAGAAGATCATAAAAAAGAAGGTGCCCGTGCAAGATATTGGAAATGTACTAACTTTGGCCTTGGATTGCCCAACATGTGATTTTCGGAATAGAAATTGTCTGTTAAGGTTGTTGACTTCAATAGTGTCCATGTCAATCTGCAAATTAGAAGTAACAAATGCATGAGAAAATTGTTACGAAAACGATAATGTATACCAACAAATCTCCTGCTTAAAACCActaaaactttgaaaaatcatCAGAAAATACAGTATCACCACGGCCACACAAATTGTAGATAGAAAATAGTTTATCAAACAAGAATGACTAATCACTAAATTATCCAGAAAGAATCAAATATCAAGTGGAGACTGGAGAGAGGAGATGGGGTATGGAACATGTCATGACCCAAACCTGTACTTCAGAGTTTAGAGCATGATCGGCATGTTAATATTAAGTTTACCTCATCAGAGACTGAAGGTACTTATCAAGAATTATTTCTTGACTTCctacttattttatttcataaaagccaatatatacaaaaatgatGGCAACCTTGAAATTTCATTTCCTTCAAACTTGGAAAATACCACCTGGCTGAAACTTAAGGTATTCATGGAATATTACATAGCTAAACATTTAGCGGAAACTCTTATTACAAACCTAACCCCAAAGACATACAATTGGGGTTCACAACAAACTAAGGTACCAAATTACATCTGTGCTCAAGGATCAAGTACATCTTGATTCCTTctatacaacaaaagagctaacTGCTATACAACAAAACTCTACATTCTAACAAAACGAGAAAACACAAAATCCTTGCCACCTCTAATACTCTCGCTGCTTCTAGTAAGAACCTGCGCACTGAAATATAATAGGGTGAGCTGCGAAGCCCAGTAAGGTTTTAAAGCTCCATGGGCCTTTAATAAGAATACATGTAAATCAAATAGTTTATGGATATGCCAAATTTGATAAAATAGCATTCATACTGTTCATATTGTTCTCAAAAATAACTTAAGAACTTTCAAATGAGaatactttatttttctttcatataataaataaaatgacataataaGGAACTTAAATATAAGTTCAGTAATCTTATCTTTGAACAGATTATCAAATACTTTATCATAACTTCTCATCAGACTTATAACACATTCAATATATCTTTCTTATAATTTCCAAATAGCTTTATACCTCATTTCTAATACAGATTAGTTAATCCAATTGTAAGTCTGTCACTACTTTGGGAGGTTTCCAGTACAgagttgtaaggttgaatttaatcaaccatgagttggctttattccatgacaaatttgcttgtaatatagcacttagaaaccttgtatttaggtgggaatcatgtaagggtagtgtgtgagagagtgtgaagaaatgctcaagacagtgcagtgaagcagagactcgcggctaggactcgcgggtggctcgcggcttgcaagccgccaaaagttgctcacgtgcagagcatgcaggagagctgaacagtcacgccacctggagcactacacgacaaaaatccagactggccattaagttagctcgcgacttgaactcgcgactcagtcaagtcgcgaggtcaagtcgccagccagccctgtttttggaaaaactgactcttcgcattccattctcacaccagtataaatacccctcattcccacaaaatatgtgtggctattcagaaagaaaaaccctaagagaggtttcttcaaaacacccacccaattagagagagctactcattcttagagagaaatctttgtagtctcttctcattccctctctcattgtcatacctattgagaggagatttctatccaaacactacccacacccattcagagtgttgagtgtttttggagctttgggaagcattggaagatgccaaggatggcggatgctacggtctagtagcggaatccggtaagctagaaaagaaaaaggttcggcgcaacctcgttggagcaagaagcttggagagcttaggtacatcaggtagattaggcttggagggtctattgctgttcatgtatcccaactacattttctagtggattattgaccgcttggagggcggcggagaggttttacgccgagggcttcggtttcctcttcgataacacatcgtgtgttgttcttgtgtttgcatctctcttccctttatctttgccttttattttctgttgtggatgtgatttataattggcttagattgatttccaattctgtttatagcttatgttcattttccgtacactagttgtttgacataaagcttgaattggttattttgtatttgggggtctaaacgttcaagggtgttttatacacatatttgaactttcaagagTGCCAGGCATCCAACATTCCCCACAATGCCAGGTAATTCCAGAATCATATCATAATACATATTTTCTACCATGGGGGTAGGTTGACATCCTCCACAAGTTGGGTGTTACCAACAAGGGCGGGTACAGCAGAGCCAGTCCCACTTTTAATGGCCAATCAGAATTTCCATGGAAATGCCAGTACTATAACCCCTACTGGCTGAGTTCAGAACATAACAATGGAATAACCCGAAACTACATTTTTCTGATAACTTTGCTTTTACATAAATGTTTCACAACAGTAGCATATCCACTtcgtttttaaataatatgttcGTGATATAAATCATAGCATCAATATGCTAAAActattatgtatataatattgAATAACTCACGAACACGTATTTTACTTAAATCATGCATATACGTAATATCTCTAATTAAAAGCTttaatacataatatttttctaaacaattttttatacttatcaaaAGCACATGTCACAAGTCCCTTACCTGAAAACAGAAGGCGCAAGAGATTGTACACGAGGAGTTCAAGTGTCCGTGTTCTTGTTCTCACCACCTAAACGAAAAACCAAAACTTATTACGGACAAACTCTTcctaatatataaacttatacctCAATCACAACCtaactctcaaactcaagaaaaTCTTAATTCTCATCACATAAAGTTCCCCAAAACATATGATACAATCATCAAATACATTTTGCAGCCAAACCATAGAGAAACCAatccataaaatttatatatgcttcaaacataccaaaggatgagcgtattaaattatagctcaaaacataCACCCTAACTTGAGAATTACATCCACAAAGTCTGGTGTAGCATATGTTGTTC
This genomic stretch from Quercus robur chromosome 4, dhQueRobu3.1, whole genome shotgun sequence harbors:
- the LOC126724421 gene encoding SUMO-activating enzyme subunit 2-like; the protein is MDTIEVNNLNRQFLFRKSHVGQSKAKVARDAVLKFRPHISITPYHANVKDPDFNVGFFKQFNVVLNGLDNLDARRHVNRLCLAAEVPLVESGTTGLLGQVTVHVKGRTECYECQPKPAPKTYPVCTITSTPSKFVHCIVWAKDLLFTKLFGDRNQENDLNVRSTDATSSSEHVEDVFKRIKDEDIEQYGRRIYDHVFGYNIEEALSCTPSFTVR